In Pseudoliparis swirei isolate HS2019 ecotype Mariana Trench chromosome 2, NWPU_hadal_v1, whole genome shotgun sequence, the following are encoded in one genomic region:
- the LOC130207042 gene encoding sterile alpha motif domain-containing protein 9-like: MESPAERTMPVSWNPQEEDVVPSNRSKIPSKRASYLGSSEEIKCQEDVPGGACKPYPFDRYDATYRYIEGDILDVTESGASDLIEPCHEYKAFNNTLDGPTMTRSGEEVIRFAAACMNSCTNGTIHFGIGDELNFKHGQVLGVVVQDREAYAKKIHSALDHFEQKHRTIARHCIRPPRFVGVLNRNDTLSERYVIEVDIVPDSTMCGDNIFHTFNLKKGKKKGEKKIFFRDGGSSRDLLAPTTSAKPMVEYNQFVADKPQLVQLRKQAEEKHNVMTTEGRLASETPRLEEITSQVHKKRSRSLVIESKGISYFADTSEQNLKHEFKNAIANYKEEPVSPERLETFLKMARSPFQETQSLAKKESSQRVWPFKILKQFKEVL; this comes from the exons CAAGATTCCATCAAAGCGAGCCAGCTATCTTGGGTCATCAGAAGAAATAAAG TGTCAGGAGGATGTGCCAGGAGGAGCATGCAAGCCCTATCCATTCGATAGATATGATGCTACATACAGATACATAGAAGGTGACATTCTTGATGTTACAGAATCAGGCGCCTCAGACTTAATTGAACCCTGCCATGAATATAAAGCCTTTAACAATACATTAGATGGCCCTACAATGACCAGGTCAGGTGAAGAGGTTATCCGCTTTGCAGCTGCCTGCATGAACAGCTGCACCAATGGCACGATTCATTTTGGAATAGGAGACGAGCTAAACTTCAAACACGGTCAAGTGTTAGGAGTGGTTGTTCAGGACAGAGAGGCTTATGCAAAGAAAATACACTCTGCTCTTGATCATTTTGAGCAGAAACACAGAACGATTGCTCGTCATTGCATCAGACCTCCTAGATTTGTTGGGGTTCTCAATAGGAATGATACATTATCTGAAAGATATGTAATAGAAGTGGACATAGTACCTGACTCTACGATGTGTGGAGACAACATCTTCCACACCTTCAACTTGAAAAAAGGCAAgaaaaaaggtgaaaaaaaaatatttttccgagACGGTGGTAGCAGCAGGGATCTGCTCGCACCAACCACATCTGCCAAACCGATGGTAGAGTACAACCAGTTTGTTGCCGATAAGCCACAGCTAGTACAACTCCGAAAACAAGCTGAAGAGAAGCACAATGTGATGACCACAGAAGGTCGACTCGCAAGTGAAACCCCAAGACTGGAAGAGATTACTAGCCAGgtacataaaaaaagaagcagaagttTAGTCATTGAGAGCAAAGGAATCTCATATTTCGCCGACACCTCAGAACAAAATCTCAAGCATGAGTTCAAGAATGCCATTGCGAACTACAAGGAAGAACCTGTAAGTCCTGAACGATTGGAAACGTTTCTTAAAATGGCTCGGTCACCCTTTCAGGAAACACAGAGCCTCGCAAAGAAGGAGTCAAGTCAGCGAGTATGGCCCTTTAAAATCCTCAAACAGTTTAAGGAAGTACTCTGA